TTACTGATAAGGACTGAATCAAGTCCAGTAGCTCGTCCAAGATCTTTTCGTTTCCATCCTTTGAGATCAAGTGTTTCTTGTAAACGTTGTCGCAATTCTATCTGTGAAACTTGATAATTGTATTCCAAGACGTGCATTAAATCTATCCTCCTTTAGTTTTTGTAAAAATAAGGAATTTTATTTACCACATCATACTTTAACTAGATATTATTGTAAATAAAAATAAAAGGAAATTAGTATTGTTTTTAAAAATATTAAGTACCCATGGCTTCCTGTTTGTTGGAGGAGGGAGTAGACTCTACTTATCAATGCGTATTGTCCCATTGTTACATTTTTAAAGCAGATACTAATAATATATGTGATAGTTGTTTAAGAATATCTATAAAATAAATAAACAATCTGCAATTTTCAATAGGGAAAAAGCTAGGGGTTATAACGAATTATTACAATTTGTCATAAACTAAACGTAGAATTTATTATCAGTTTAAAAATTGCCCCAAATCGGGGCGAATCGGACAAATAACGGGCTGAAAATATTGCGTGGAATTATTTATACCCTTTTTATGGGGAGAGATGACTATGTTAGACCAATTCATCAATGAGGGTTTACGAGGTAAGAGCGAAGCACCGTGAAGACCTACCGCCATGCTCTGCAACAGTTCAGCCAGTGGCTTAACGGATGTGGCACTACGTTAGAGCATTTCAGCCGTACTGACGTTCAACAGTACGTAACATACATGGCAAGCAAAAAGAAGACAGCCGCCACCATTAACAAGGTCTATAACGCCATTAAGAAGTTCTGTCGGTGGGCAAAAAAATTAGATTGTATTGAGGAAATCCATATCATAAAAGCCCCCGACTACAAGCAGACCGCCCCGAAAGCCCTTGACAGGCTTGGGCGGAAGCGGCTTGAACGAGAAGTAGACAGAAGCGGAAACAAACGTAATTATGCCATAATCAAGACTTTACTTCATACGGGTTTGAGGGTATCTGAAATAGTAGCCCTAGACAGGTCAGACGTTGACCTAAGCGAACGTAAAGGAGAGTTGAGGGTTAGGGCAGGAAAAGGCAATAAAGCCCGTACATTGCCCCTTGACGTTGATACAAGGTGGGCTATTAGAAAATACCTTGAGGAACGGTCAGACGATAACGAAGCCCTGTTCATTAGCAACAGAGACAAGCGAATTAGCGTCAGAAGCGTTCAGCATCTTTTAGAGCAACATGACCTACACGCTCATCAACTACGCCACACGTTCATCACAGGGCTTGTTAGGGCGAATGAAGATATAGCGGTCATACAATCCCTGAGCGGTCATAGTTCAGCAGACATGATACTGCGTTACTCCAAGCCCACTGAGGAAGACAAGCTAAAAGCCATTGAGGGTCTGTACAATGAATAATTTATTTTGTGCTACCTTTTAGAGGGTAGCACTTTTTATGTTTTAGATCTTCCCGGCAGTTTATTAGATGCCACCCGGTAACGAATAATTTCGTTTTAGTTATTGAGATAGAGTTTGTCTTCGTCAAACGCACACCAAATTTTCTTGAATATTGTTGTACGTACAGAATCTATTTTATAGACAACCCGACTCTCTTACCTCCCTAAGAACTTTAATATTTCATAATCTCTAATAAGATAGAGAGGGATTTTATGTTATTATTTGGATATCAAATAGATTATGTTCGGGTGGTCATTATGATAGAGCTAGAGAATAATATGATAGATATCAATGAGCCAGAAGTCAAAACTAAGTTGTCAAATACAGATTTACTATTAGGAAAAGCTATAGAGCCGATTAAAAGATTGCAGGTTATCTCTGACAAAGATTTTGAAGACCTTGTTAGAGAATGGTCATGCGACTATTTAAAAGATAAGTACGTAAAAGTAAGAAGATGCGGCGCGGCAGGGGACATGGGCAGAGATGTTATCGCATATGTCGAATATGAAAAAGGCAAAAAATTAGTTTGGGATAATTATCAATGCAAACATTACAACTCCCCTTTATCTCCAAGTAAGATATGGATCGAGCTTGGAAAGTTATGCTACTACACTTACAAAAAAGAATACTCAGTACCAAGGAAATACTATTTTGTAACACCAAAAGGTATTTCAACTACCCTTTCTAATTTAATCGACGATCCTCACAAACTAAAGAAGCAATTAATTTCAGAATGGAACGATAAATGTCGAAGTAAAATTACTTCGGGAGCAAATATAGAATTGACTGAAGATTTCCTTGAATATGTAAAGGACTTTGACTTTTCAATCATTGATGATATTGATCCGCAAGAATTAATAGAACAACATTCACAGACAAAGTACTTTTATTATAGATTCGGTGGGATTCATAAAACACGTCCTGAACCTGTTAATCCACCTGAGAATATAAGTGCAAGTGAATTGCTTTATGTTAGAAAATTGCTTGAAGCGTATTCAGATAACCACAAATCTACAATAAGGGATATCACAGAACTCTCAGAGCATTATAAATACAATTCACACTTTAACAGACAAAGAAAATGCTTCTATTCCGCTGAGTCTCTAATGAAATTTGAGAGAGATACCCTCCCTCCAGGTGTAAATGCTTTTGAGGATTTAAAACAGGAAGTATATGATGGGGTGATCGACATCATAGAATCAGAACATACTGATGGATTTGAGCGAGTAAAGGAAGTTTGTAAAGCCGCGCGAAGCCTAAATATGCCTAGTTACCCATTGTATAATTCAATAAAAGGAAATGATTTAAATGGTTTATGTCATCATTTAGCTAATGAAGATAAGATAAGTTGGGTGGAACAATAATGACCATTAACAATGAAACTACTGAATCTAGTAGCATTAATTCATCATTTGAAATTGGTTTGAGAGCCCTTACGATACTAGCCGAAGCATCCCCTGAAAGTTTAGATTTACAACGACTTATTTATTACGATTACTTAGTTATACATACTAAGGATGTTGGAGCGGTAGATAGTCCACCTTCGTTACATCCAGATACTCCTCACAGGTCTGGTGGCATAATAGTAAGAAGAAAAGCTATGCAAAAAGGTTTAGAACTAATGTATAGCAAGAGCCTTATAAATATTATTTTTGATGAAAAAGGTATTAGTTATTCCGCTTCTGAATTAACAAAACCCTTTCTAGATTTATTTGAATCAACTTATAGTAAAAAACTACAAAACAACGCTTTATGGGTTGTAGGATATTTTTCCGGATACTCAGAAGAGGAAATGAAATTTTTCATTGAAAGAAACATAGATAACTGGGGCGGAGAGTTCATGTATGAAGCGTTTGTTAGGGGGGGGATTGAGTGACAACAAAAGGTTTCTTTCTAACAAAATTATGTTTATTGGGCAAAAATGAATTAATGACTGAAATAGAGCTCAAAAAGGGTCTTAATGTCATTATGGGGCCAACAAATACAGGTAAATCGTTTCTGTTTGAATGTATTAATTTCATGTTAGGTGGGAAAGACGCTCCTGAACAAATTGATGAGATTGTTGACTATGAATACCATACTATCTTCTTGGAATTAGAAAGTAATGATGGTCTGAAGTTTACATTTGAAAGGCAACTTTCTGGAGGGAACTTTAAAAAATATAACTGCCCTATAAATGAGTTGACCACTGAATCAAAGTTTCAAAACCTATCGCAGAAACATTGTGAGAAGAAAGAAAGTATTTCGAAATTCTTAATGTCACTAACGGGGTATAAAAACACTAATTTATTTATCAAAACCAACAAGAATAATAAATTGAGACGATTTACGTATAGAAATTATAATGATTTCATTTTAATAGATGAAGTAAAAATAATAGCAAAAGAATCACCGGTACATTCAGACAATAACAAGACCAAGACCGCGGAGGAAGCGGCATTTAGACTTATCTTAACAAATAAAGACGATAGTGAATTATCAGAAAATGTAGTAGCAAGCAATTCCGGGTCTGTGTATACTGCCCAAGTTGGATTGATTGATAGGTTGATTAACGATTTGGAATTGAACATTTCCAATTTAACCCCATTGCAATCTGAAGTTGATTTAGATGCGATTATTAAAGGGTTAACCTTAAAAAGAAGTGGAATTAGTTCGGAGATTGAAAAATTAACTGATTCTAGAAAAAAATTGTGGAAGAACATCCAACAAGCTGAATCGAAGTTGTTATCTACATATGAATTATTGAAAAGATTCCTATTGTTGAAAGACCAGTACGAAACTGACATGCAAAGGATAAACTTTTTAATAGAGGGAGATCACTTTTTTTCTTTACTAAATTATGAAAAATGCCCACATTGTAATCAAACTCTTATTTTAAATAATGGGGAACTAGCTTGTTCACATCTGGAAATAGAACAGAAGAAAGAATCATATAAAATCGAATTACAAAAGTTATTATTTCATTTAGAGGATTTAAACAGCACTATTGAATCAATGAATGAGGAAGTATCTTCGATAAATACTAAATTAGTAGATGACAAAGAAGAGTATAGTAAATTAAGTAAAGTATTAGACGAACAATTAGAACCTGAAATTCTGATAATAGAAGAAGAACTTCAGGGTATACTAAAAAATCAGAAAACAATTAATGAAGTGGAACAAAAGAAACATACATTAAATAAACTGCTTGATGAGAAAAGGAATATATTAGATTTAATAGAATCTGAGCCTGATACAGGTGCAACTTCTGAACAACTACTAGATTATACTAAATTCTACGATGATCTTTGTGAAAGCATTAAGTATTTTTTGACTGGTTGGAAATATCCGGGTTTCGAGAGTGTGAAATTTGATGTTAAACAAAAAGATATTCTCATATCTGGAAAAGCGAGAAGATTATTCGGTAAAGGATATCGTTCTATTTCTTACAGCGCTTTTGTATTAGGGGTAATGAAATATTGTAATTTAAAAGACCTTCCCCACCCAGGGATCGTAATTCTCGACTCGCCAATAACTTCGTATAAAGAGGAAGATGGTGATGAAGATAAAACCTCAGATGATTTGCAATCAAGATTTTTTGAGTTTTTGGCAGAGGTAACTCTGAATAACCAAGTTATTATTCTCGAAAATAAAAAACCTTCAGAAGAAGTCATAAAGGAGATTAATTTTATTGAGTTTACCAAGAGTCACTCTAGGGGTAGGTACGGCTTTATTAGAACGAGTAATTAGATAAGTTTAATTAATTTTGATTTTGATCATAATAATATATTTCACCATAGTGAGGTTAAGAAGGTATGAAATATCCATTGTTTATTCATGATAAGCTTAATGAACTTGAGAACGTAATTGCTTCTTGGCCTGTGAACATAGAGATCGACCATGTTATTAAGTGGATATTACAATTCGATCCAAATGATTATTATATAGCTTTAAGAGTGATTAATAATCTAAATGTAATTGGTTATGATGATATGAATAGTGCTCTGCAAGTTGCATATAGTAGACTTCTTAGAATGGCTAAGGATAAAAATACAGTAATTAAAGGCGATAATACGTTATTTGCTGGAATTGGGGATGCAGGAAAAAGCGGGTCGATGATTAGTTATCATTTCAGACTTATTAATGATGTTTCAGAAGAAAACTTTTTGGACGAAGATTCATTTCATCATCTTGAGAAGGAGAGGGTAAATAACATTGTTTTGCTAGATGATGTTATTTCAACAGGAAATCAAGCTACAAGGGAAATAAATGTTTTGACTGAAAAAGTCACTCCTTTCAAAGTTAAAAATATCTTTTTACTTACTGTGTGTGGGATGCGAGATGGAATAACTAAAATCACTGATGAAACAAAAGCTCTAACGTTCTCTGCATTTGAATATGGGAAGGAAGATACAGTAGAATCCTTGGATTCCAAATTCTATGACGGAGTATTGCATGATAGCCGAAAAGAATTACGTGAACGAATAGAATATTACGGTAAAATAAGTTCGAATAGCAATAACGGAATGGGGTATGGGGGGATTGGGGGACTTATTGTATTTCCATACAATACACCAAACTCTACATTACCGATTATTTGGAGCGATAGGAATGGTTGGATTCCACTCTTTAAAAGAGTAAGAAGAGTTAATGGTATTTCATCGTACTATAAACAAATGGATAAGGCAATTGAAACAAAAGTTAATCAAGAAAAACCACAAGTAATTGGTCAGGAAGCTGAACCTACTAATTTGAATTTGTATGTAGAGGGAAAAACAGACGAAGATTTCTTTAATGTGTTAACTGAAGAATATGGTCTTGCTGAACGTTTAAAAGTAGAAAAACTAAATGTTATTTCTCTAGGAGGGGCATTTTTTTCTGAAAAACTAATAAAGATATTATCTGATTTGGGTGAGAAGAACTTATTTTTATTTGAAAATGACGAACTATTTTATACAGGAAGTAGGGGAATAAAGAAATATGTAGAAGAAAAGTTCCCCCAACTTCCTGTTATTTATCTCGAACCATCAATTATGCAATTTATTAGAATTAATGACTTAATTCAAGATGGAGATATAGCTTTATCTTTGGAAAAGACATTAGGAGAAAGTATTTCGTTAGAACATATCCACTCAGACCCAAGACTTTTGAATGAAATTGAAAAACACCTAAGAACAAAGTATAGAAACAGATTAAAACCTATTTTTAGTAGATTCATTGATGAAGAAAGAGTTGCAATTTTTATAGAACAAGTTAATCAAAAACTTTATGGCAAATCATAATTTTTTGGAATCTCTTTGTTTCACATCAAGGATAGTGTGTGCATCAATGAAATATTGCAGATTAGATATACAACAACGAGTTGATAGTTAGCGAATACCATCACATCAGTAGTATTTTCTTTTTGTCCAAATTACTTACTCCGTACATGTGGAGTAGGTTTGCTGATTGGAGAGAAAATAAGAATAAAGAAAACGGCTAAAGTCCTTGTGTAGCAAGAATTTTAGCCGTTTTCAATCCTTCAATCTGATAAATGATTAAACGTAAGGAGAGTGTGACCGATTTACATTACGCTAATCCGATTCATTGCCTTGGTATGCTTTAGGTTTACATCATAATCATGTAATCCTTTTTTATGTCTAGCTAGCCTCTGAAAGTAGGAGAGGTACTGTTTTTCCAATCGATACTTCTCTTTTCTAATGATTAATACTAGCTGATGGATTCAATGTAGTTCCTCCAATGGAAACTTTTATTTCATTAGTTAATGGAACATTGTATTCATCAATAATTGTTCTCCACCATTCCCATGCTAGACCTGTGCATTCTTTGGCCAAAATTCTTATATTTTTAGAATTAGGTGGAAGTGGTATTACGGTCGAGAAATGAGCTGTTCTGTTTTTGTAGTTTCCATCCCAAGTTTTGTGGGTAAGTACCTCATTTCCATCTTCATCATATGAAAATTCATCCCAGGATACTTCAAATTGAGCAACGTATGCACCATGATGATCAAGAATGATTTTACCTTTAGAATATTCTGTAGAGGTAGTCTCAATATAGTCTGTATTGTTATGAATAGCAGCAATTGAATTATCTTTTAAGAAAACACTAGTATATGAAATAGGGTATGCTGGATTTTTTAGACTAAATTCTGCATTATCTTTAATAATATTTCGTATTTCATCAAAGTCTTTTGTGACAACTTTGTTATGCTCTTTTGAATCTCCCCCTAATACGACAGCAGTAAAGGAGCTATCTTCAAAAATGTCTTTGTACTGTCCACTAGCTTCTACATTGGTATTCTTGAGTAAGGCTTTAAATGCAGCTTGTACATCTTTGCTCTTAGAGGTTGTTTCTAATTTTACATAAATGGTTCGGCCATAAGCTACATTTGACACCATAACAGGTGGAGCTTCATCACTTACCCCTTTACGGGTCAGTTCCTTAAAAGTAACACTATCATCAAAGAGCTCTGATGGATTGTCTGGTAGCTCTGCATTTACCGTATAAAATATTTGCTTATACGCAGCAACCATCACTTTCTTTTCTCCGCTAGCAATAGCATTAAAGTCAATTCCTAGTGAATTGTTAAGAATTTTAGAGTTAACATTAAGAGCACTTGCTATTTGATTTTTGCTATAAACCATGGATTCTGCATATTGTAGTCTTGCAGGTAAAGTATTTGATGTTGAATACTTTTCACTCCAAGTAGATACTAATTCATCGATTGCTCCAGACACATTACCATATGTTGGGTTTTCAACAGTTGTTGTATTTTCTCTTTTCATCCCAGGTAAATCTATACTAATATTCAAAGGTTTTCTCTTTGCCATTAACAAAGTAGGTTGATTTGCCACAAAAGAGTCGTTTGCAAGTTGTATTGCGCCTGGATAGGTACGATTCGCCACAGAATCAATAATAGAAATATCCACTGGTGAAGTTGTAAGTGATTTTTTCTCTCGTTTCACCACTATAAATTTACCATTTGATTTAACACCTTCTGTTGGGACATAACTATCTACTTGATCACCATTTACTGCTAAAATATCGTGAACATTATAGTTTAAGTTAGCTATTCCAGTATCAATATCATTAGGCTCGCTTGTTTCACTAGCTACACTAGTATTAGATTTTTCAGCAAAGGAAATAAAAGGATAAGAAAGAATGCATAAACTTGTGCTTAAGCAAATGAGTAATTTTGTTACTTTTAAATGGTTTAGAATTCTCAAGAAACATCAACTCCTTTTGGTAAATCATACCTTCTATTATTAACATTTTGTATAGTTCCATAGAATCAACTTGTTAGTAATATAATGTTAAATTATATAAAAGAAGTGTCAAAATGAAGAATAAAAGCCAAAAGAACCATACTCATGCATGGTATAAATAGTGCTTAAGTTTGATCATTCTGGGCTAATTAGTGGAGGAATTAACTAGCGGGTTAGCGTGTCTTACTTGTCAATTTTGATTAATCTAGATATGTGGAGAGAGTGGCAAACTTGATATATAAGGGTTTTTAAGAGAGTTAATATATCGTTGGGGGCGAATTGGGGATGAAATATATTTTTGGCCCTTTTTGTTTGATATGATGCTATCAAACTTATCGGCAACGGATTGGTCAGCAGATTGCAATGCTGTCTATAATTATTCATTGTTTTATTAATATTACCATGTACAACATGTTCCGAAATTAATCTTGCTTCGCTTTTGTCTAACTTAGGGAATAAAGGAAGTTGGAAGTTTAAATGTTCAAAAAAGGGGAAAATGTTGCCCATTTTATCATCCATACTCATTATTCTCTTTAGTATCTTATTAGTTACACCATTTGAGTCGCATTTGCTTATTTTATGCGCTTCCCTTTTTGTCTTTCTAAGTGGTGTATTAGTCATCCGGTCATTGCAAAGGAGCCTGTAATAAGCAAAATTTGCAATCTCACTAGCGTTTTTGAGAGTATATGAAGCATTGCTGTAATCTTTCTAAAGGGTGTACCTAGGCATGGATAGCTTATGGGAACATCCTTATTTTACTTTTCATTAACTTTAGTTTTGAAAATGGACATCTCATATTTTTAAGAAAGCTATCCCCCCATCCCCAAAAGAGTACTGACAGACGAAAGGCGAAGGTGGCTTACTTGTATGATGGAGATACAGTTATAACGTATGAGGATAAGCAAGCATTGCAGGCAAAAGTCAGCTACGTTAAGGAAAAAACTTGGCTGGTGCCATGCCTTGGAAATATTCGCATTATGCAGAGGATGGTATTACCAAATATTTATCTAGCATTTTAACAAGCATAGAAATTGATGGATTACCCATAAACCCGGCCACCACTATGCAATGTGCTGGGTTTTAACGTCAGACTTGATCCAATATTTTCCCTCATCTATAATCAAATTGTAACATCTTCTATTTATAGTAATATCTTCTATTTCGATATTTTTGGGGAGGTGTAGTAAGTGGCACGCGTATTGTATGTAACGATTCCAGCAGAAGGTCACGTGAATCCTACATTAGGATTAGTAAAGCAGCTCGTCGACAATGGAGAAGAAGTCGTCTATATGTGCTCAGAAGAATATCGGGCTAGGCTTGCCCAGACTGGGGCACAATTTTTGGCCTATCAATTGGACGAACAGATATTTAGAGAGCTTGG
The nucleotide sequence above comes from Brevibacillus laterosporus LMG 15441. Encoded proteins:
- a CDS encoding ABC-three component system protein produces the protein MIELENNMIDINEPEVKTKLSNTDLLLGKAIEPIKRLQVISDKDFEDLVREWSCDYLKDKYVKVRRCGAAGDMGRDVIAYVEYEKGKKLVWDNYQCKHYNSPLSPSKIWIELGKLCYYTYKKEYSVPRKYYFVTPKGISTTLSNLIDDPHKLKKQLISEWNDKCRSKITSGANIELTEDFLEYVKDFDFSIIDDIDPQELIEQHSQTKYFYYRFGGIHKTRPEPVNPPENISASELLYVRKLLEAYSDNHKSTIRDITELSEHYKYNSHFNRQRKCFYSAESLMKFERDTLPPGVNAFEDLKQEVYDGVIDIIESEHTDGFERVKEVCKAARSLNMPSYPLYNSIKGNDLNGLCHHLANEDKISWVEQ
- a CDS encoding thiol-activated cytolysin family protein, with amino-acid sequence MRILNHLKVTKLLICLSTSLCILSYPFISFAEKSNTSVASETSEPNDIDTGIANLNYNVHDILAVNGDQVDSYVPTEGVKSNGKFIVVKREKKSLTTSPVDISIIDSVANRTYPGAIQLANDSFVANQPTLLMAKRKPLNISIDLPGMKRENTTTVENPTYGNVSGAIDELVSTWSEKYSTSNTLPARLQYAESMVYSKNQIASALNVNSKILNNSLGIDFNAIASGEKKVMVAAYKQIFYTVNAELPDNPSELFDDSVTFKELTRKGVSDEAPPVMVSNVAYGRTIYVKLETTSKSKDVQAAFKALLKNTNVEASGQYKDIFEDSSFTAVVLGGDSKEHNKVVTKDFDEIRNIIKDNAEFSLKNPAYPISYTSVFLKDNSIAAIHNNTDYIETTSTEYSKGKIILDHHGAYVAQFEVSWDEFSYDEDGNEVLTHKTWDGNYKNRTAHFSTVIPLPPNSKNIRILAKECTGLAWEWWRTIIDEYNVPLTNEIKVSIGGTTLNPSASINH
- a CDS encoding phosphoribosyltransferase-like protein — its product is MKYPLFIHDKLNELENVIASWPVNIEIDHVIKWILQFDPNDYYIALRVINNLNVIGYDDMNSALQVAYSRLLRMAKDKNTVIKGDNTLFAGIGDAGKSGSMISYHFRLINDVSEENFLDEDSFHHLEKERVNNIVLLDDVISTGNQATREINVLTEKVTPFKVKNIFLLTVCGMRDGITKITDETKALTFSAFEYGKEDTVESLDSKFYDGVLHDSRKELRERIEYYGKISSNSNNGMGYGGIGGLIVFPYNTPNSTLPIIWSDRNGWIPLFKRVRRVNGISSYYKQMDKAIETKVNQEKPQVIGQEAEPTNLNLYVEGKTDEDFFNVLTEEYGLAERLKVEKLNVISLGGAFFSEKLIKILSDLGEKNLFLFENDELFYTGSRGIKKYVEEKFPQLPVIYLEPSIMQFIRINDLIQDGDIALSLEKTLGESISLEHIHSDPRLLNEIEKHLRTKYRNRLKPIFSRFIDEERVAIFIEQVNQKLYGKS
- a CDS encoding ABC-three component system middle component 2, producing MTINNETTESSSINSSFEIGLRALTILAEASPESLDLQRLIYYDYLVIHTKDVGAVDSPPSLHPDTPHRSGGIIVRRKAMQKGLELMYSKSLINIIFDEKGISYSASELTKPFLDLFESTYSKKLQNNALWVVGYFSGYSEEEMKFFIERNIDNWGGEFMYEAFVRGGIE
- a CDS encoding tyrosine-type recombinase/integrase; this translates as MKTYRHALQQFSQWLNGCGTTLEHFSRTDVQQYVTYMASKKKTAATINKVYNAIKKFCRWAKKLDCIEEIHIIKAPDYKQTAPKALDRLGRKRLEREVDRSGNKRNYAIIKTLLHTGLRVSEIVALDRSDVDLSERKGELRVRAGKGNKARTLPLDVDTRWAIRKYLEERSDDNEALFISNRDKRISVRSVQHLLEQHDLHAHQLRHTFITGLVRANEDIAVIQSLSGHSSADMILRYSKPTEEDKLKAIEGLYNE